From the genome of Vicinamibacteria bacterium:
GATGGAATGCTACGTGGTCTAGGGGTAATCACGCTCGGCTTGGTCTCGACCCTCGGCTGGGGCCAGGAAAACCGGTACCGAGATTCCGACGGACGCATCCGGGTGGCGCCAGTGAAAATGCCCTACTCCGGGGCACGTAACGTTCCGGAAATCTCTCCCGTGCCCGACTACCTCGAGGCGGGGGGAGTCGTCGCGCTGCTAGAGGAGCTCGGGGCCAAAGTCAAAGAAATCCCCCGCGTGGCGCTGACACCGGAAGAGGAGAACGACTATGGCGAGTGGCATCGTCTCGGGCTCGCGAATTACCATCTCGGTGAGATGGTGGCCGAGAACGAGCGCGATGGTTATCTCACGATCGGCCTGCTCGCGAACTGTAGCTCTTTAATGGGAGTCCTGGGCGGACTTCAGGACTCAGGTCCAACGCGACGGCCTCGAAAGGTCGGGCTCGTCTTCATCGATGCCCACGGCGATTTCAACACTCCGGAGACGACTCTTTCCGGCATGCTGGGCGGGATGCCGGTCGCGGTATCGGCGGGCATGTGCTTGAGGAACCTCCGGATGGAGTCGGGGCTCGATCCCGCACTTCCGACTCGCTACATCGTGATGGCAGCCGTGCGGGACACCGATCCTCTCGAACAGGAGCTCATCGACCGATCCGAGATCGAGATGATCACCGTGGACGACATTCGCAAGCGCTCCGAGAACATCCACGCTCAGATGGAGCGTCTTTCCTCGCTGGTGGATCTCATCTACATTCACATCGATATGGACGTGCTCGATCCCCGAGAAGTCTCGGGACACCCGCTCACCGTCCCTGACGGTCCCACGAGCCAGGAGCTAGCCGACGCGCTCACCGAGATGTTCCGGTACGAGAAGGCGGCCGCTCTTGGCATCGCCTCGACGCCTTCGGGTGAGCGCGACCCAGATGGTCTTTCGCTACAGGCCGCCTACAACCTCGTGCGCGGCGCCATCCGGGGGGTCAAGGAACGAAAGTGAGGCTCAAGAATCGATCCGTTTGGACGGAACCGTCGCCCCGCCTCCGCGAGTGCCGGCTCAAGCACTCTGGGCCCTGTCTTTCGGCTTCGCCCCCGCTGCGACGATATCCTCTCCGTAGGTGACGCGATAGAGATCGAGCCTCCGGTCGTTCCAGTTCTGGACCGTTCCAATCAACCGGTGCCGTGCCAGAAGCGCGGTGTCCACGTCGTGAGTGACCACGGTCTCGATGTTCGGCATGGACTCCGCCGCCACACCGTCGCGGCTGAAGAGGAAATCGCAGGGCGTGTATATCCCCGACTGTCCGTAGTGAACGTCGCCCTCGCCCACGAAAGGCATGTTTCCCACGCAGCCGGCGATGGCGGCATAGACGTGGTTCTCGATGCAGCGTGCCTGGGCGCAGATTCGAACCCGGAGGTAGTCCTCGCGGGAATCCGTGTTGAAAGGCACGAAGAGGATTCGCGCCCCTTT
Proteins encoded in this window:
- a CDS encoding arginase family protein; translation: DGMLRGLGVITLGLVSTLGWGQENRYRDSDGRIRVAPVKMPYSGARNVPEISPVPDYLEAGGVVALLEELGAKVKEIPRVALTPEEENDYGEWHRLGLANYHLGEMVAENERDGYLTIGLLANCSSLMGVLGGLQDSGPTRRPRKVGLVFIDAHGDFNTPETTLSGMLGGMPVAVSAGMCLRNLRMESGLDPALPTRYIVMAAVRDTDPLEQELIDRSEIEMITVDDIRKRSENIHAQMERLSSLVDLIYIHIDMDVLDPREVSGHPLTVPDGPTSQELADALTEMFRYEKAAALGIASTPSGERDPDGLSLQAAYNLVRGAIRGVKERK